The Candidatus Brocadiaceae bacterium genome contains a region encoding:
- the zwf gene encoding glucose-6-phosphate dehydrogenase gives MFETSPAKPEPGVFVILGGSGDLTRRKLVPALYNLAREGLLPERSAVVGYGRSAMTDQQFRSRLREGVERFSRTRPVDAGVWEALGARTFYVQGDYGDAADHARLRATLAGVDERCGTRGNRIFYLSVPPHVVVPALEALSASGNLERRRPCEQDDACYLRVVFEKPFGRDLESARALNAHIDRLLDESQTFRMDHYLGKETVQSISVLRFANSVFEHVWNAQTVRAIRVTVAEALGMEGRGGSFDSVGLLRDILQNHVLQLLTLVTMEPPAALTAEAVRDEKAKVLRCLRRLEGPEVRRSAVRGQYGGGTVDGRPVPAYREEEGVAEDSTTETFVGIRTHVDNWRWAGVPIYLCAGKRLAESLAEVAVEFKEVPPILFRAVEGVELQPNRLTLRVQPDEGVSLRFATKVPGLTPALRNVKMDFPYGSASPAGSPEAYERLLLDVMAGNSALFARRDEVELAWQFAGGILDAWEAEAPAFPNYAPGTWGPVTPGVFFREDTDYSRAPGARGV, from the coding sequence ATGTTCGAGACATCGCCCGCGAAGCCCGAGCCGGGCGTCTTCGTGATCCTCGGGGGCAGCGGCGACCTGACGCGCCGCAAGCTCGTGCCCGCCCTCTACAACCTCGCGCGCGAGGGGCTGCTTCCGGAGCGCTCGGCGGTTGTCGGGTACGGCCGCTCGGCGATGACCGACCAGCAGTTCCGCAGCCGGCTGCGGGAGGGGGTCGAGCGATTCTCCCGCACCCGGCCCGTGGACGCCGGCGTCTGGGAGGCGCTGGGCGCACGGACGTTCTACGTGCAGGGCGACTACGGCGACGCCGCCGACCACGCGCGGCTGCGCGCGACGCTGGCGGGCGTCGACGAGCGGTGCGGCACGCGCGGGAACCGCATCTTCTACCTCTCGGTGCCCCCGCACGTCGTCGTGCCGGCGCTGGAGGCGCTCTCGGCCTCCGGCAACCTGGAGCGCCGCCGTCCGTGCGAGCAGGACGACGCCTGCTACCTGCGCGTTGTCTTCGAGAAGCCGTTCGGGCGCGACCTGGAGTCGGCCCGGGCGCTCAACGCCCACATCGACCGTCTCCTGGACGAGTCCCAGACCTTCCGGATGGACCACTACCTGGGCAAGGAGACCGTCCAGAGCATCAGCGTCCTGCGCTTCGCCAACAGCGTCTTCGAGCACGTGTGGAACGCGCAGACCGTGCGCGCCATCCGGGTGACGGTCGCCGAGGCCCTGGGCATGGAGGGGCGGGGGGGATCGTTCGATTCGGTCGGCCTCCTGCGCGACATCCTCCAGAACCACGTGCTGCAGCTCCTGACGCTGGTGACCATGGAGCCGCCGGCCGCGCTGACGGCCGAGGCTGTGCGGGACGAGAAGGCGAAGGTCCTGCGCTGCCTGCGGCGCCTGGAAGGCCCCGAGGTCAGAAGGTCGGCGGTCCGCGGCCAGTACGGCGGCGGGACCGTGGACGGCCGCCCCGTTCCCGCCTATCGCGAGGAGGAGGGGGTTGCCGAGGATTCAACGACCGAGACGTTCGTGGGCATCCGCACTCACGTGGACAACTGGCGCTGGGCGGGCGTGCCGATCTACCTCTGCGCGGGCAAGCGTCTGGCCGAGAGCCTGGCCGAGGTGGCCGTCGAGTTCAAGGAAGTCCCTCCCATCCTCTTCCGGGCCGTCGAGGGCGTCGAGCTGCAGCCGAATCGCCTCACCTTGCGCGTGCAGCCCGACGAGGGCGTCTCCCTGCGTTTTGCCACGAAAGTGCCCGGGCTCACACCCGCCCTGCGGAACGTCAAAATGGATTTTCCGTACGGAAGCGCGTCTCCCGCCGGCTCTCCGGAGGCTTACGAGCGCCTGCTTCTGGACGTGATGGCGGGCAATTCGGCCCTGTTCGCCCGGCGCGACGAGGTGGAGCTGGCATGGCAGTTCGCCGGCGGCATCCTGGACGCCTGGGAGGCGGAGGCCCCGGCGTTCCCCAACTACGCCCCCGGCACGTGGGGGCCGGTTACGCCGGGGGTGTTCTTTCGCGAGGATACGGACTACTCCAGAGCCCCCGGGGCTCGCGGCGTTTGA
- the gspE gene encoding type II secretion system ATPase GspE, with protein MNDILTKMCGAGLVAADSAAEVRRLQQAGTPLDEALREAGLPEDEVLRFLAREFDIPYADLEADPPSREVVSRFPARLLLKHGLLPVREDDGCVTVATSRLSDTTGLDELRLVTGRNLRPAAATSEEINRCLRSFLGVGADTVQSLVSEADGDNVQVIDVDTDGTVDLAAAAEDASIIRLVNQVLTEAIDLRATDVHFEPFEDQLRVRYRVDGILQEAVIPPEVRRFQAAIVSRLKIMSRLDIAEKRLPQDGRIRLKAGGHDVDVRASVIPMLHGEAVVLRLLDRSGALLGLESLGMSDEDCRQFERILQVPHGIMLVTGPTGSGKTTTLYAGLSRINDIDRKIITIEDPVEYHLRGINQIQVSTKAGLTFALGLRSILRHDPDVVLVGEIRDLETAEIAVQASLTGHLVFSTLHTNDAPGALTRLVDMGVEPYLVASSLEAVLAQRLVRCICPECKDECSRAEWEKLRQMVGDEIPQRVFIGRGCRECLRTGYRGRQGVFELMPVTDEMREMILRNVSSRQIRRLAIEQGMKSLRQDGWRHVAAGRTSVQEVVRVTRDERGNGSLPV; from the coding sequence ATGAACGACATCCTGACGAAGATGTGCGGTGCGGGCCTCGTCGCCGCCGACTCGGCGGCCGAGGTCCGGCGCCTTCAGCAGGCGGGCACGCCGCTGGACGAGGCGCTGCGCGAGGCGGGGCTGCCCGAGGACGAGGTCCTGCGGTTCCTCGCCCGGGAGTTCGACATCCCGTACGCGGACCTGGAGGCCGACCCGCCCAGCCGGGAGGTCGTGTCCCGGTTCCCCGCACGCCTGCTTCTAAAGCACGGCCTGCTGCCCGTGCGCGAGGACGATGGCTGCGTGACGGTGGCCACCAGCCGGCTCTCGGACACGACGGGTCTGGACGAATTGCGGCTGGTCACCGGCCGCAACCTGCGCCCGGCGGCGGCGACGTCCGAGGAGATCAACCGCTGCCTGCGCAGTTTCCTCGGCGTCGGGGCCGACACCGTCCAGTCGCTCGTCTCGGAGGCCGACGGGGACAACGTCCAGGTCATCGACGTCGACACGGACGGCACGGTCGACCTGGCCGCTGCGGCCGAGGACGCCTCGATCATCCGGCTGGTGAACCAGGTGCTGACCGAGGCGATCGATCTGCGGGCGACGGACGTGCACTTCGAGCCGTTTGAGGACCAGCTCCGCGTGCGCTACCGCGTCGACGGCATCCTGCAGGAGGCCGTGATCCCGCCGGAGGTGCGGCGCTTCCAGGCCGCCATCGTCTCGCGCCTGAAGATCATGAGCCGCCTGGACATCGCCGAGAAACGGCTGCCCCAGGACGGCCGCATCCGCCTCAAGGCCGGCGGCCACGACGTGGACGTGCGGGCCTCGGTCATCCCCATGCTTCACGGCGAGGCCGTGGTGCTGCGCCTGCTGGACCGCAGCGGGGCCCTCCTCGGGTTGGAGAGTCTCGGGATGTCCGACGAGGACTGCCGGCAGTTCGAGCGCATCCTCCAGGTCCCGCACGGGATCATGCTCGTGACCGGCCCGACCGGGAGCGGCAAGACGACGACCCTCTACGCGGGCCTCTCGCGCATCAACGACATCGACCGCAAGATCATCACCATCGAGGACCCGGTCGAATACCACCTGCGCGGCATCAACCAGATTCAGGTGTCCACGAAGGCGGGGCTGACGTTCGCCCTCGGGCTGCGGTCCATCCTGCGGCACGACCCGGACGTCGTGCTCGTGGGCGAGATCCGCGACCTGGAGACGGCCGAGATCGCCGTGCAGGCCTCTCTGACGGGCCATCTTGTCTTCAGCACGCTGCACACCAACGACGCCCCCGGTGCGCTGACGCGTCTTGTGGACATGGGGGTGGAGCCCTACCTGGTGGCCTCGTCGCTGGAGGCCGTGCTGGCGCAGCGCCTTGTGCGCTGCATCTGCCCCGAGTGCAAAGACGAGTGCTCGCGCGCCGAGTGGGAGAAGCTGCGCCAGATGGTCGGCGACGAGATTCCGCAGAGGGTGTTCATCGGGCGCGGATGCCGCGAATGCCTCCGGACGGGCTATCGCGGCCGGCAGGGGGTCTTCGAACTGATGCCCGTGACCGACGAGATGCGCGAGATGATCCTGCGCAACGTGTCCTCCCGCCAGATTCGCCGCCTGGCGATCGAGCAGGGGATGAAGAGCCTCCGGCAGGACGGCTGGCGGCACGTGGCGGCGGGGCGCACGAGCGTGCAGGAGGTCGTGCGGGTGACGCGCGACGAACGCGGCAACGGCTCCCTTCCGGTGTGA
- a CDS encoding alpha-L-fucosidase, with amino-acid sequence MADDGFTVPEHMKWWTHDRFGLFIHWGLYSLPARHEWVKSIERIPDEEYQRYFDRFDPDLYDPRAWARAAREAGMKYVVITTKHHEGFCLWDSAQTDYKAPSTPAGRDLLAPMLEAFRDEGLRVGFYHSLIDWHHPEFPIDRHHPLRDDQEARRRTAGRDVRKYADYLHSQVRELLTQFGRVDQLFYDFSYPGPDGKGRRDWRAEELLRLTRELQPEIIVNDRLDLMDVPGGWDYRTPEQCMVRDWVRVDGRRVPWETCQTFSGSWGYHRDEATWKSVRQIVCMLIDTVSKGGNLLLNVGPTARGEFDARALDRLAGIGRWLRRHGRAIYGCTQAPAEHAAPDDCRLTWNPETRRLYVHVLNWPPGEVFLPGLFGKVAYAQLLSDASELKLGRRAAWQSWGEGPQETLRIELPVRPPDVAVPVIELFLTE; translated from the coding sequence ATGGCCGATGACGGATTCACTGTGCCGGAACACATGAAATGGTGGACGCACGACCGCTTCGGACTGTTCATCCACTGGGGGCTCTACTCGCTCCCGGCACGGCATGAGTGGGTGAAGAGCATCGAGCGGATCCCCGACGAGGAATACCAGCGCTACTTCGACCGCTTCGACCCGGACCTCTACGACCCCCGGGCCTGGGCGCGCGCCGCGCGCGAGGCGGGCATGAAGTACGTCGTCATCACCACCAAGCACCACGAGGGCTTCTGCCTCTGGGACTCCGCACAGACGGACTACAAGGCCCCGAGCACGCCCGCCGGGCGCGACCTGCTGGCGCCGATGCTGGAGGCCTTCCGCGACGAAGGCCTGCGCGTCGGCTTCTACCACAGCCTCATCGACTGGCACCACCCCGAGTTCCCCATCGACCGCCACCACCCGCTGCGCGACGACCAGGAGGCCCGCCGCCGGACGGCCGGCCGCGACGTGCGCAAGTATGCCGACTACCTGCACAGCCAGGTGCGCGAACTACTCACGCAGTTCGGCCGCGTCGATCAGCTCTTCTACGACTTCTCCTACCCCGGCCCGGACGGCAAGGGACGGCGTGACTGGCGGGCGGAGGAACTGCTCAGACTCACGCGCGAGCTGCAGCCGGAGATCATCGTCAACGACCGCCTGGACCTGATGGACGTGCCCGGCGGCTGGGACTACCGCACCCCCGAGCAGTGCATGGTGCGCGACTGGGTGCGCGTCGACGGCCGGCGCGTGCCGTGGGAGACCTGCCAGACGTTCTCCGGCTCCTGGGGCTACCACCGCGACGAGGCGACGTGGAAGAGCGTCCGCCAGATCGTCTGCATGCTGATCGACACCGTGAGCAAGGGCGGCAACCTGCTGCTGAACGTCGGCCCGACGGCGCGGGGCGAGTTCGACGCGCGGGCGCTCGACCGCCTGGCCGGCATCGGCCGGTGGCTGCGCCGGCACGGCCGCGCGATCTACGGCTGCACCCAGGCGCCGGCGGAGCACGCCGCGCCGGACGACTGCCGGCTGACGTGGAACCCGGAGACACGCCGCCTCTACGTCCACGTGCTCAACTGGCCGCCGGGCGAGGTCTTCCTGCCCGGGCTGTTCGGCAAGGTCGCCTATGCCCAATTGCTCAGCGACGCCTCGGAACTGAAGCTCGGCCGGCGCGCGGCCTGGCAGTCGTGGGGCGAAGGGCCGCAGGAGACGCTCCGGATCGAGCTGCCGGTGCGGCCGCCGGACGTGGCCGTGCCGGTGATCGAGCTGTTTCTCACAGAGTAG
- a CDS encoding EamA family transporter has translation MKPQLFALMTAMAWGIGSYFEKKGLHEGNLSPQVGITIRTVSALVILAIVSFPQWKSIPEAGTRPLLYMIVGGGLLAGSIGMLCFYAAVKGAPLGKVMPIAFTSPLFGAMMAVAFGGEPLSARTGLGMLLTVGGIILLTLG, from the coding sequence ATGAAGCCTCAGTTGTTCGCATTGATGACGGCCATGGCCTGGGGCATCGGCAGCTACTTCGAGAAGAAGGGCCTGCACGAGGGCAACCTGTCCCCCCAGGTCGGCATCACGATCCGCACGGTCTCCGCCCTGGTCATCCTGGCGATCGTGAGCTTCCCGCAGTGGAAGAGCATCCCGGAGGCCGGCACGCGGCCGCTGCTGTACATGATCGTGGGAGGCGGCCTGCTGGCCGGCTCGATCGGCATGCTCTGCTTCTACGCCGCCGTTAAGGGCGCGCCGCTCGGCAAGGTCATGCCCATCGCCTTCACCTCGCCCCTGTTCGGCGCGATGATGGCCGTCGCATTCGGCGGCGAGCCGCTCTCGGCCCGCACCGGCCTGGGCATGCTGCTCACCGTCGGCGGCATCATCCTGCTGACGCTCGGCTGA
- a CDS encoding patatin-like phospholipase family protein yields MQVRRLAPALVVLALLAGCAHYPVNPPLGSFEPEAGYRFCNCASPGNSDGLFVILTFSGGGTRAAALAYGVMKQLRGTQVRVDGEPRRLLDEVDVISSVSGGSFVAAYYALNGEGLFETFEEKFLRHDFQAALMLRMLAPWTWWRRGSLWFSRTDMAAECYDRHVFDGAVFGDLVAAGRRPFVILNATDMTFGLPFEFTQDRFDLLYSDLSQVPIARAVAASSAVPLLFSPITLRNHKRGADFVEPAWVAASLRDRDAASRRYRMAAQARSFADLARRPNVHLLDGGVSDNLGVRAVLHALTTTDGDRGVRRMLDAGEIKRVVVIIVNARYEPGIEWDKRADTPDEVQVGRAAILGMMNNYTFESAALLRERCEDLAREIEGRPDAVRFHVIEVGFDRMQDEEERRCLQQLPASLALPDEMVDRLIRAGAQILADSEAFRELLAELDAES; encoded by the coding sequence GTGCAGGTCCGTCGCCTGGCGCCTGCGCTCGTCGTCCTGGCGCTGCTGGCCGGCTGCGCGCACTACCCGGTCAACCCGCCGCTCGGAAGCTTCGAACCTGAGGCGGGCTATCGCTTCTGCAACTGCGCCTCGCCCGGCAACTCCGACGGTCTGTTCGTGATCCTGACGTTCTCCGGGGGCGGCACGCGAGCCGCCGCTCTGGCCTACGGCGTTATGAAGCAGCTTCGGGGCACGCAGGTGCGTGTCGACGGCGAGCCCCGGCGGCTGTTGGACGAAGTCGACGTGATCTCATCTGTGTCCGGCGGCAGCTTCGTGGCGGCATACTACGCCTTGAACGGGGAGGGGCTGTTCGAAACGTTCGAGGAGAAGTTCCTCCGGCACGACTTCCAGGCGGCGCTCATGCTGCGCATGCTGGCGCCCTGGACGTGGTGGCGCCGCGGTTCGCTCTGGTTCAGCCGCACGGACATGGCGGCCGAGTGCTACGACCGGCACGTGTTCGACGGCGCGGTGTTCGGCGATCTGGTGGCGGCGGGCCGGCGCCCGTTCGTGATCCTCAACGCTACGGACATGACGTTCGGGCTGCCGTTCGAGTTCACACAGGACCGGTTCGACCTGCTCTACTCGGACCTCTCGCAGGTGCCCATCGCGCGCGCGGTCGCCGCGTCGTCGGCCGTTCCGCTGCTGTTCAGCCCCATCACGCTGCGGAATCACAAGCGGGGCGCCGACTTCGTGGAGCCTGCGTGGGTGGCGGCGAGCCTGAGGGACCGGGATGCCGCCTCCCGGCGTTACCGGATGGCCGCCCAGGCTCGCTCGTTTGCGGACCTGGCGCGGCGCCCGAACGTCCACCTGCTCGACGGCGGCGTGTCGGACAATCTGGGAGTGCGGGCCGTGCTGCATGCCCTGACCACCACCGACGGCGACCGGGGCGTCCGCCGGATGTTGGACGCCGGCGAGATCAAACGCGTCGTGGTCATCATCGTGAACGCGCGATACGAGCCCGGCATCGAGTGGGACAAGCGGGCGGACACGCCGGACGAGGTCCAGGTGGGGCGGGCGGCGATCCTGGGCATGATGAACAACTACACGTTCGAATCGGCGGCGCTGCTGCGCGAACGGTGCGAGGACCTGGCCCGGGAGATCGAGGGGCGGCCCGACGCCGTCCGGTTCCACGTCATCGAAGTCGGTTTCGACCGGATGCAGGACGAGGAGGAGCGCCGTTGCCTGCAGCAACTGCCGGCTTCGCTCGCGCTCCCGGACGAGATGGTGGACCGCCTGATCCGGGCTGGGGCGCAGATCCTGGCCGATTCGGAAGCGTTTCGCGAACTGCTCGCCGAGCTGGACGCCGAGTCGTGA
- a CDS encoding carbon-nitrogen hydrolase family protein: protein MSRKARICTISMNSLVHGNRSSKEDRFREAEAKMKQGALDAPDLFLLPETFLCNDVPGAFADPANIEEEGNEAYERLGAAARAYGAYVAAPLLTRLDGVPRNSTVIFDRGGSPVYAYHKTYLTGGEAAAGLVPGERRQEAFDADFGRLGIAICYDLNFQPLLRHYYDQGVEVLLFTTYFPGGMLLRSWAYLYSFHAVSSHAQGHESMFVNPLGYVVARANMFAQALTHEFQLDCVLAPYYGNRNAVQAAKEKYGPELELDIHRAEGDVILYYHGTQTTARDIVREFEIRTRADYYRGEHLL from the coding sequence ATGTCCCGCAAGGCGCGCATCTGCACGATCTCCATGAACTCGCTGGTGCACGGCAACCGTTCGTCGAAGGAGGACCGCTTCCGCGAGGCGGAGGCGAAGATGAAGCAGGGCGCGCTGGATGCCCCCGACCTGTTCCTGCTGCCCGAGACGTTCCTGTGCAACGACGTGCCGGGCGCCTTCGCCGACCCGGCCAACATCGAGGAGGAAGGCAACGAGGCCTACGAGCGCCTCGGCGCGGCCGCCCGGGCCTACGGCGCCTACGTGGCCGCCCCCCTTCTGACCCGTCTGGACGGGGTGCCGCGCAACTCGACCGTGATCTTCGACCGCGGAGGTTCCCCCGTCTACGCCTACCACAAGACCTACCTGACCGGCGGAGAGGCCGCCGCCGGCCTCGTCCCCGGGGAGCGTCGGCAGGAGGCATTCGACGCCGACTTCGGCCGACTGGGCATCGCCATCTGCTACGACCTGAACTTCCAGCCGCTCCTGCGGCACTACTACGACCAGGGCGTCGAGGTCCTGCTGTTCACCACCTACTTCCCCGGCGGCATGCTGCTTCGCTCCTGGGCGTACCTCTACTCCTTCCACGCGGTGTCGAGCCACGCGCAGGGACACGAGAGCATGTTCGTCAACCCCCTGGGCTACGTAGTGGCGCGCGCCAACATGTTCGCCCAGGCGCTCACGCACGAATTCCAGCTCGACTGCGTCCTGGCCCCCTACTACGGCAACCGGAACGCCGTGCAGGCCGCCAAGGAGAAGTACGGCCCCGAGCTGGAGCTGGACATCCACCGCGCCGAAGGCGACGTGATCCTCTACTACCACGGCACGCAGACCACGGCGCGCGACATCGTGCGCGAGTTCGAGATCCGCACCCGCGCCGACTACTACCGGGGAGAGCACCTGCTGTAG
- a CDS encoding pyridoxamine 5'-phosphate oxidase family protein, with protein MGTNECTDGRTEMEGILRRESWGCLGLSSDAGPYVVPLNYAYVDGRILIHCALEGRKLDCIRADPRVCFVVARQESTVRDHGGSRCHLDCDSVLCTGTARIVEDLHERADALNAFNRAFKPGADDLAPDRVRACAVIEITVAGMTGRRERAGKRVRWAS; from the coding sequence ATGGGCACAAACGAATGCACCGATGGCCGCACCGAGATGGAGGGCATCCTCCGACGGGAGAGCTGGGGCTGTCTGGGCCTCAGCTCGGACGCAGGCCCGTACGTCGTCCCCCTCAACTACGCCTACGTGGACGGCCGGATACTGATCCACTGCGCCCTGGAGGGCCGCAAGCTCGACTGCATCCGGGCCGACCCCCGCGTCTGCTTCGTTGTCGCGCGGCAGGAGAGCACGGTCCGCGATCACGGAGGCTCCCGGTGCCATCTGGACTGCGACAGCGTCCTGTGCACCGGCACGGCGCGCATCGTTGAGGACCTGCACGAACGCGCCGACGCGCTCAACGCGTTCAACCGCGCGTTCAAGCCCGGCGCCGACGATCTGGCGCCGGACCGGGTGCGCGCTTGCGCAGTGATCGAAATCACCGTGGCGGGCATGACGGGCCGCCGGGAACGCGCCGGCAAGCGCGTGCGCTGGGCCTCCTGA
- a CDS encoding CBS domain-containing protein yields the protein MTRDVVYVDGSVTVAEAIALMREKHVSSLIVKSRNQDDAFGIVTRKDVVNKVVDPGRAPADVKVFEIMTKPLVTVSPGLALKYCARLMNAAGIRRAPVFDGKEIVGMLSNTDIFDAIHV from the coding sequence ATGACCAGAGACGTCGTGTACGTCGACGGCAGCGTCACGGTTGCGGAAGCCATCGCGCTCATGCGCGAGAAGCACGTGTCGAGTCTGATCGTCAAGAGCCGGAATCAGGACGACGCATTCGGCATCGTGACCCGCAAGGACGTGGTGAACAAGGTCGTAGACCCGGGCAGAGCGCCGGCCGACGTGAAGGTCTTCGAGATCATGACCAAGCCGCTGGTCACGGTCTCCCCGGGGCTCGCGCTGAAGTACTGCGCCCGGCTCATGAACGCCGCAGGCATACGCAGGGCTCCGGTGTTCGACGGCAAGGAGATCGTCGGCATGCTGAGCAACACCGACATCTTCGACGCCATCCACGTCTGA
- a CDS encoding sugar phosphate isomerase/epimerase, producing MTSRTVTVGAHPWVYAARRQPRTISPILDEIFADMSAAGFEGIELMPDALADDAAAERVRALSERHSLAVIGTSWGGALWDRAQHEEILAAARALLPRLQAVGGRTLGTSVGRTREPKSEEQLDAQAELLRQLIPLCEAHGVVLNLHNHTYEVENGEHDLGGTIARVPEVKLGPDLNWLLRAGVDPVEFIRRHAGRIVFVHVRDQQADGRWPEAMGEGATDHTRIAEALRAAGFEGDVVVELAHEADFEPTRPLRESLRMSRDYVRQAMGY from the coding sequence ATGACGTCGCGAACGGTGACTGTTGGCGCGCACCCGTGGGTCTATGCCGCCCGGAGGCAGCCGCGGACCATATCGCCCATACTGGACGAGATCTTCGCGGACATGAGTGCGGCCGGTTTCGAGGGCATCGAGCTGATGCCGGATGCCCTGGCGGACGATGCCGCCGCGGAACGCGTGCGCGCGTTGTCCGAGCGGCATTCGCTCGCCGTCATCGGGACGTCCTGGGGCGGCGCCCTGTGGGACCGCGCGCAGCACGAGGAGATACTGGCCGCAGCCCGGGCGCTGCTGCCGCGCTTGCAGGCCGTCGGCGGGCGCACCCTGGGCACGTCGGTCGGCCGCACGCGGGAGCCGAAGAGCGAGGAACAACTCGACGCGCAGGCCGAGCTGCTCAGGCAACTCATCCCGCTCTGCGAGGCGCACGGGGTGGTGCTGAACCTGCACAACCACACCTACGAGGTCGAGAACGGCGAGCACGACCTGGGCGGAACCATCGCGCGCGTGCCCGAGGTGAAGCTGGGCCCCGACCTCAACTGGCTGCTGCGCGCGGGTGTCGACCCCGTCGAGTTCATCCGGCGGCATGCGGGCCGCATCGTGTTCGTGCACGTGCGCGACCAGCAGGCCGACGGCCGCTGGCCCGAGGCGATGGGGGAGGGCGCCACCGATCACACGCGCATCGCCGAGGCGCTGCGCGCGGCCGGCTTCGAGGGCGACGTCGTCGTCGAACTGGCCCACGAGGCGGATTTCGAGCCGACGCGCCCGCTGCGGGAGTCGCTGCGGATGAGCCGCGACTACGTGCGGCAGGCGATGGGCTACTGA
- a CDS encoding acetylxylan esterase translates to MAWRLGLVAAILLCGSAAFAGEESATQLRIVTDRPDGVYVAGEAATFAFELTDGGRPVPAAPLRCELSTDGFRTSEARTVEVVDGRAEVTAGRDVPCVLCVRATWERDGEPAVRATGGAAFSPERIEPSMPPPDDFDAFWRAQVARLADVPMNAVVEPLESPTDRADVWNVRLDSVGGQHVYGYLARPKGEGPFPALVCFRSAGVAPISKEWAAGRAHWQGPMLVFSINAHSILNEQPPEYYRQMGEGPLRGYPHQGRDSRETSYFLGMYLRCVRAVEFVASHPDWDGKHLIVYGSSQGGGQALVAGGLCPQVSAVCACVPAMCDHTAPVSPHHAAGWPRLVSVDRASGVADPAQLEAARYFDAVNFARRITAPTLVGAGLLDLTCPASSVCAACNVMTCPKQVTLDPLTGHAAGPGWQKASQEFIPREMTR, encoded by the coding sequence ATGGCGTGGAGGCTGGGACTGGTGGCGGCGATTCTGCTCTGTGGCTCGGCTGCGTTCGCCGGCGAGGAGTCCGCGACGCAGCTCCGCATCGTGACCGACCGGCCCGACGGCGTCTACGTGGCGGGCGAGGCGGCGACGTTCGCCTTCGAGTTGACCGACGGCGGGCGGCCGGTGCCGGCGGCTCCTCTGCGGTGCGAGTTGTCGACGGACGGCTTCCGCACCTCGGAGGCCCGGACGGTCGAAGTCGTCGACGGCCGGGCGGAGGTGACGGCCGGGCGCGACGTGCCGTGCGTCCTCTGCGTGCGTGCGACGTGGGAACGCGACGGGGAGCCGGCTGTGCGCGCCACAGGCGGTGCCGCCTTCAGTCCCGAGCGCATCGAACCCTCCATGCCGCCGCCGGACGACTTCGACGCGTTCTGGCGGGCGCAGGTGGCGCGGCTGGCCGACGTGCCGATGAACGCCGTCGTGGAGCCGCTGGAAAGCCCCACGGACCGGGCGGACGTCTGGAACGTGCGCCTCGACTCGGTCGGCGGGCAGCACGTCTACGGCTACCTGGCGCGTCCGAAGGGCGAGGGTCCCTTCCCCGCGCTCGTCTGCTTCCGGTCGGCCGGCGTTGCGCCCATCAGCAAGGAATGGGCGGCCGGGCGCGCGCACTGGCAGGGGCCGATGCTCGTCTTCAGCATCAACGCGCATTCGATCCTCAACGAGCAGCCGCCCGAGTACTACCGCCAGATGGGCGAAGGCCCGTTGCGCGGCTATCCGCACCAGGGCCGCGACAGCCGCGAGACCAGCTACTTCCTGGGCATGTACCTGCGCTGTGTGCGCGCGGTCGAGTTCGTTGCGTCGCACCCGGACTGGGACGGCAAGCATCTGATCGTGTACGGCAGCAGCCAGGGCGGAGGGCAGGCCCTCGTGGCCGGCGGCCTCTGTCCGCAGGTGAGCGCCGTCTGCGCATGCGTCCCCGCCATGTGCGACCACACCGCCCCCGTCTCGCCGCATCATGCGGCGGGCTGGCCGCGGCTCGTGAGCGTGGACCGGGCAAGCGGCGTGGCCGACCCGGCCCAGCTCGAAGCGGCACGCTACTTCGATGCCGTCAACTTCGCCCGCAGGATCACCGCTCCGACTCTCGTCGGTGCTGGACTGCTGGACCTGACCTGCCCGGCTTCGTCGGTCTGCGCCGCCTGCAACGTGATGACGTGCCCGAAGCAGGTCACGCTCGACCCGCTCACGGGGCACGCGGCCGGGCCGGGTTGGCAGAAGGCCTCGCAGGAGTTCATCCCGCGCGAGATGACCCGCTGA